One window from the genome of Elaeis guineensis isolate ETL-2024a chromosome 5, EG11, whole genome shotgun sequence encodes:
- the LOC105045207 gene encoding kinesin-like protein KIN-13A isoform X1, whose product MQQSNAGAALYDHHPGVGPGDAGEAVMARWLQSAGLQHLASPLASAPNALMQGYGSQSAEEKQKLYKLLRSLNFNGEFRSEACSPTTQGLGAPGVIDGFSSPELRGEIGAGLLDLHAVDDTELLSEHVMSEPFELPQFMPSNGLDDNFDAMTHKQQQGQMDGNIVASASEKETTTKENNVAKIKVVVRKRPLNKKEISRKEDDIVTVNDTAYLTVHEPKLKVDLTAYVEKHDFCFDAVLDEHVTNDEVYRVTVRPIIPTIFRRTKATCFAYGQTGSGKTYTMQPLPLRASEDIVQLLHQPCYRNQKLRLWLSYFEIYGGKLFDLLSDRRKLCMREDGRQQVCIVGLEEFEVSDVQIVKEFIEKGNAARSTGSTGANEESSRSHAILQLAIKKHIEVNDTKRNNNGSKSKGGKLIGKISFIDLAGSERGADTTDNDRQTRIEGAEINKSLLALKECIRALDNDQIHIPFRGSKLTEVLRDSFVGNSRTVMISCISPNSGSCEHTLNTLRYADRVKSLSKSGNSRRDQAASSQVPSSKESSSALANPISVKPEDTYEYEQNQEMMAAEMSETERCSSGLMLHYPFNGREESRATSSLPERGQVNIKNSYISTSSHRLYSSSQNSFSTQDEESVPKVPLPRRKTCREEKYEKQNNWPRKDSGPDLPVKNYQRQQMYDSGANAAPKQYEQEISCQGGEINAILEEEDALISAHRKEIENTMEIVREEMNLLAAVHQPGNPIDNYVTQLSFMLSRKAAGLMSLQARLARFQQRLKEQEILSRKKVLQ is encoded by the exons GGTTATGGGTCGCAGAGTGCTGAGGAGAAACAGAAGCTTTATAAACTTTTGAGAAGCTTGAACTTCAATGGGGAATTTCGCTCTGAAGCATGCTCTCCAACAACACAAGGTTTAGGGGCACCAGGTGTGATAGATGGCTTTAGTTCACCTGAGCTGCGAGGTGAGATCGGAGCTGGGCTTCTGGATCTTCACGCTGtggatgataccgagcttctttcCGAG CATGTAATGTCTGAACCATTTGAGCTGCCACAGTTCATGCCTTCTAATGGGCTTGATGATAATTTTGATGCAATGACccacaaacaacaacaaggacaAATGGATGGCAACATTGTAGCATCAGCTAGTGAAAAGGAGACGACTACAAAGGAGAACAATGTTGCCAAGATTAAAGTTGTG GTTCGCAAAAGACCTCTGAACAAGAAGGAGATTTCTCGTAAGGAGGACGATATCGTCACTGTAAATGATACTGCATATTTAACTGTCCATGAACCTAAATTAAAG GTGGATTTGACTGCATATGTGGAGAAGCATGATTTTTGTTTCGATGCTGTTCTGGATGAGCATGTCACCAATGATGAG GTATATCGTGTCACTGTGCGGCCAATTATCCCAACCATATTTCGGCGAACAAAAGCCACTTGCTTTGCATATGGTCAAACAG GTAGTGGCAAAACTTACACAATGCAACCTTTACCACTCAGAGCTTCGGAAGATATTGTTCAATTGTTGCACCAACCATGCTACCGCAATCAGAAACTCAGATTGTGGCTTAGTTACTTTGAGATATATGGTGGAAAGCTATTTGATCTTCTTAGTGATAGGAG GAAACTATGCATGAGAGAAGATGGGCGGCAACAAGTTTGTATTGTTGGATTAGAGGAATTTGAGGTTTCAGATGTGCAGATTGTTAAAGAATTCATTGAAAAAGGGAATGCGGCAAGAAGTACAGGCTCCACCGGAGCCAATGAAGAGTCATCTAGATCTCATGCTATTTTACAACTTGCCATTAAGAAGCACATTGAGGTAAATGACACCAAAAGGAACAATAATGGCAGTAAGTCTAAGGGCGGCAAGCTTATTGGGAAGATATCGTTTATAGATCTTGCTGGAAGTGAGCGTGGGGCTGATACTACTGACAATGACCGCCAGACCAG GATTGAGGGTGCAGAAATAAACAAGAGTCTTTTGGCCCTAAAAGAATGCATCCGTGCACTAGACAATGATCAAATTCATATCCCGTTTCGTGGCAGCAAACTAACAGAGGTGCTTCGTGACTCCTTTGTTGGAAATTCCAGGACTGTTATGATTTCCTGCATTTCCCCAAATTCAGGTTCTTGTGAACACACACTAAATACTTTGAGATATGCTGATAG GGTCAAAAGTCTATCCAAGAGTGGCAATTCCAGAAGGGACCAGGCTGCAAGCTCACAAGTACCATCCAGCAAGGAATCATCTTCAGCATTGGCAAATCCTATATCTGTTAAACCAGAGGATACCTATGAATATGAGCAAAATCAAGAGATGATGGCAGCAGAAATGTCTGAGACCGAGAGATGCTCGTCTGGTTTGATGTTGCATTATCCATTTAATGGAAGGGAAGAAAGTAGGGCTACATCCAGTTTACCGGAGAGGGGTCAGGTTAACATAAAAAATAGTTATATCAGTACTTCTAGTCATAGATTATATTCTTCTTCTCAGAACTCATTTAGTACTCAGGATGAAGAAAGTGTACCAAAGGTTCCACTTCCCCGTAGAAAAACATGTAgggaagaaaaatatgagaaacaAAATAATTGGCCCAGAAAAGACAGTGGGCCTGACTTGCCTGTCAAAAACTATCAACGACAGCAGATGTATGATTCTGGTGCTAATGCTGCACCAAAGCAATATGAGCAGGAAATTTCTTGTCAGGGTGGGGAAATCAATGCAATACTTGAG GAAGAAGACGCTCTAATATCAGCTCATAGAAAAGAAATTGAAAATACGATGGAGATTGTGCGTGAA GAGATGAATTTGTTGGCGGCAGTACACCAACCAGGCAACCCCATTGACAACTATGTTACCCAGTTAAGCTTCATGCTTTCGCGAAAGGCTGCTGGTCTGATGAGCCTTCAGGCCCGGTTGGCAAGATTTCAACAACGCCTAAAAGAACAGGAGATCCTCAGCCGTAAGAAGGTCCTGCAGTAG
- the LOC105045207 gene encoding kinesin-like protein KIN-13A isoform X2: MQQSNAGAALYDHHPGVGPGDAGEAVMARWLQSAGLQHLASPLASAPNALMQGYGSQSAEEKQKLYKLLRSLNFNGEFRSEACSPTTQGLGAPGVIDGFSSPELRGEIGAGLLDLHAVDDTELLSEHVMSEPFELPQFMPSNGLDDNFDAMTHKQQQGQMDGNIVASASEKETTTKENNVAKIKVVVRKRPLNKKEISRKEDDIVTVNDTAYLTVHEPKLKVDLTAYVEKHDFCFDAVLDEHVTNDEVYRVTVRPIIPTIFRRTKATCFAYGQTGSGKTYTMQPLPLRASEDIVQLLHQPCYRNQKLRLWLSYFEIYGGKLFDLLSDRRKLCMREDGRQQVCIVGLEEFEVSDVQIVKEFIEKGNAARSTGSTGANEESSRSHAILQLAIKKHIEVNDTKRNNNGSKSKGGKLIGKISFIDLAGSERGADTTDNDRQTRIEGAEINKSLLALKECIRALDNDQIHIPFRGSKLTEVLRDSFVGNSRTVMISCISPNSGSCEHTLNTLRYADRVKSLSKSGNSRRDQAASSQVPSSKESSSALANPISVKPEDTYEYEQNQEMMAAEMSETERCSSGLMLHYPFNGREESRATSSLPERGQVNIKNSYISTSSHRLYSSSQNSFSTQDEESVPKVPLPRRKTCREEKYEKQNNWPRKDSGPDLPVKNYQRQQMYDSGANAAPKQYEQEISCQGGEINAILEEEDALISAHRKEIENTMEIVREVSLPSSLLLVSYIFVRR; the protein is encoded by the exons GGTTATGGGTCGCAGAGTGCTGAGGAGAAACAGAAGCTTTATAAACTTTTGAGAAGCTTGAACTTCAATGGGGAATTTCGCTCTGAAGCATGCTCTCCAACAACACAAGGTTTAGGGGCACCAGGTGTGATAGATGGCTTTAGTTCACCTGAGCTGCGAGGTGAGATCGGAGCTGGGCTTCTGGATCTTCACGCTGtggatgataccgagcttctttcCGAG CATGTAATGTCTGAACCATTTGAGCTGCCACAGTTCATGCCTTCTAATGGGCTTGATGATAATTTTGATGCAATGACccacaaacaacaacaaggacaAATGGATGGCAACATTGTAGCATCAGCTAGTGAAAAGGAGACGACTACAAAGGAGAACAATGTTGCCAAGATTAAAGTTGTG GTTCGCAAAAGACCTCTGAACAAGAAGGAGATTTCTCGTAAGGAGGACGATATCGTCACTGTAAATGATACTGCATATTTAACTGTCCATGAACCTAAATTAAAG GTGGATTTGACTGCATATGTGGAGAAGCATGATTTTTGTTTCGATGCTGTTCTGGATGAGCATGTCACCAATGATGAG GTATATCGTGTCACTGTGCGGCCAATTATCCCAACCATATTTCGGCGAACAAAAGCCACTTGCTTTGCATATGGTCAAACAG GTAGTGGCAAAACTTACACAATGCAACCTTTACCACTCAGAGCTTCGGAAGATATTGTTCAATTGTTGCACCAACCATGCTACCGCAATCAGAAACTCAGATTGTGGCTTAGTTACTTTGAGATATATGGTGGAAAGCTATTTGATCTTCTTAGTGATAGGAG GAAACTATGCATGAGAGAAGATGGGCGGCAACAAGTTTGTATTGTTGGATTAGAGGAATTTGAGGTTTCAGATGTGCAGATTGTTAAAGAATTCATTGAAAAAGGGAATGCGGCAAGAAGTACAGGCTCCACCGGAGCCAATGAAGAGTCATCTAGATCTCATGCTATTTTACAACTTGCCATTAAGAAGCACATTGAGGTAAATGACACCAAAAGGAACAATAATGGCAGTAAGTCTAAGGGCGGCAAGCTTATTGGGAAGATATCGTTTATAGATCTTGCTGGAAGTGAGCGTGGGGCTGATACTACTGACAATGACCGCCAGACCAG GATTGAGGGTGCAGAAATAAACAAGAGTCTTTTGGCCCTAAAAGAATGCATCCGTGCACTAGACAATGATCAAATTCATATCCCGTTTCGTGGCAGCAAACTAACAGAGGTGCTTCGTGACTCCTTTGTTGGAAATTCCAGGACTGTTATGATTTCCTGCATTTCCCCAAATTCAGGTTCTTGTGAACACACACTAAATACTTTGAGATATGCTGATAG GGTCAAAAGTCTATCCAAGAGTGGCAATTCCAGAAGGGACCAGGCTGCAAGCTCACAAGTACCATCCAGCAAGGAATCATCTTCAGCATTGGCAAATCCTATATCTGTTAAACCAGAGGATACCTATGAATATGAGCAAAATCAAGAGATGATGGCAGCAGAAATGTCTGAGACCGAGAGATGCTCGTCTGGTTTGATGTTGCATTATCCATTTAATGGAAGGGAAGAAAGTAGGGCTACATCCAGTTTACCGGAGAGGGGTCAGGTTAACATAAAAAATAGTTATATCAGTACTTCTAGTCATAGATTATATTCTTCTTCTCAGAACTCATTTAGTACTCAGGATGAAGAAAGTGTACCAAAGGTTCCACTTCCCCGTAGAAAAACATGTAgggaagaaaaatatgagaaacaAAATAATTGGCCCAGAAAAGACAGTGGGCCTGACTTGCCTGTCAAAAACTATCAACGACAGCAGATGTATGATTCTGGTGCTAATGCTGCACCAAAGCAATATGAGCAGGAAATTTCTTGTCAGGGTGGGGAAATCAATGCAATACTTGAG GAAGAAGACGCTCTAATATCAGCTCATAGAAAAGAAATTGAAAATACGATGGAGATTGTGCGTGAAGTGAGTTTACCTTCTAGCCTTTTGTTAGTTTCTTACATCTTTGTCAG GAGATGA
- the LOC105045207 gene encoding kinesin-like protein KIN-13A isoform X3, with translation MQQSNAGAALYDHHPGVGPGDAGEAVMARWLQSAGLQHLASPLASAPNALMQGYGSQSAEEKQKLYKLLRSLNFNGEFRSEACSPTTQGLGAPGVIDGFSSPELRGEIGAGLLDLHAVDDTELLSEVRKRPLNKKEISRKEDDIVTVNDTAYLTVHEPKLKVDLTAYVEKHDFCFDAVLDEHVTNDEVYRVTVRPIIPTIFRRTKATCFAYGQTGSGKTYTMQPLPLRASEDIVQLLHQPCYRNQKLRLWLSYFEIYGGKLFDLLSDRRKLCMREDGRQQVCIVGLEEFEVSDVQIVKEFIEKGNAARSTGSTGANEESSRSHAILQLAIKKHIEVNDTKRNNNGSKSKGGKLIGKISFIDLAGSERGADTTDNDRQTRIEGAEINKSLLALKECIRALDNDQIHIPFRGSKLTEVLRDSFVGNSRTVMISCISPNSGSCEHTLNTLRYADRVKSLSKSGNSRRDQAASSQVPSSKESSSALANPISVKPEDTYEYEQNQEMMAAEMSETERCSSGLMLHYPFNGREESRATSSLPERGQVNIKNSYISTSSHRLYSSSQNSFSTQDEESVPKVPLPRRKTCREEKYEKQNNWPRKDSGPDLPVKNYQRQQMYDSGANAAPKQYEQEISCQGGEINAILEEEDALISAHRKEIENTMEIVREEMNLLAAVHQPGNPIDNYVTQLSFMLSRKAAGLMSLQARLARFQQRLKEQEILSRKKVLQ, from the exons GGTTATGGGTCGCAGAGTGCTGAGGAGAAACAGAAGCTTTATAAACTTTTGAGAAGCTTGAACTTCAATGGGGAATTTCGCTCTGAAGCATGCTCTCCAACAACACAAGGTTTAGGGGCACCAGGTGTGATAGATGGCTTTAGTTCACCTGAGCTGCGAGGTGAGATCGGAGCTGGGCTTCTGGATCTTCACGCTGtggatgataccgagcttctttcCGAG GTTCGCAAAAGACCTCTGAACAAGAAGGAGATTTCTCGTAAGGAGGACGATATCGTCACTGTAAATGATACTGCATATTTAACTGTCCATGAACCTAAATTAAAG GTGGATTTGACTGCATATGTGGAGAAGCATGATTTTTGTTTCGATGCTGTTCTGGATGAGCATGTCACCAATGATGAG GTATATCGTGTCACTGTGCGGCCAATTATCCCAACCATATTTCGGCGAACAAAAGCCACTTGCTTTGCATATGGTCAAACAG GTAGTGGCAAAACTTACACAATGCAACCTTTACCACTCAGAGCTTCGGAAGATATTGTTCAATTGTTGCACCAACCATGCTACCGCAATCAGAAACTCAGATTGTGGCTTAGTTACTTTGAGATATATGGTGGAAAGCTATTTGATCTTCTTAGTGATAGGAG GAAACTATGCATGAGAGAAGATGGGCGGCAACAAGTTTGTATTGTTGGATTAGAGGAATTTGAGGTTTCAGATGTGCAGATTGTTAAAGAATTCATTGAAAAAGGGAATGCGGCAAGAAGTACAGGCTCCACCGGAGCCAATGAAGAGTCATCTAGATCTCATGCTATTTTACAACTTGCCATTAAGAAGCACATTGAGGTAAATGACACCAAAAGGAACAATAATGGCAGTAAGTCTAAGGGCGGCAAGCTTATTGGGAAGATATCGTTTATAGATCTTGCTGGAAGTGAGCGTGGGGCTGATACTACTGACAATGACCGCCAGACCAG GATTGAGGGTGCAGAAATAAACAAGAGTCTTTTGGCCCTAAAAGAATGCATCCGTGCACTAGACAATGATCAAATTCATATCCCGTTTCGTGGCAGCAAACTAACAGAGGTGCTTCGTGACTCCTTTGTTGGAAATTCCAGGACTGTTATGATTTCCTGCATTTCCCCAAATTCAGGTTCTTGTGAACACACACTAAATACTTTGAGATATGCTGATAG GGTCAAAAGTCTATCCAAGAGTGGCAATTCCAGAAGGGACCAGGCTGCAAGCTCACAAGTACCATCCAGCAAGGAATCATCTTCAGCATTGGCAAATCCTATATCTGTTAAACCAGAGGATACCTATGAATATGAGCAAAATCAAGAGATGATGGCAGCAGAAATGTCTGAGACCGAGAGATGCTCGTCTGGTTTGATGTTGCATTATCCATTTAATGGAAGGGAAGAAAGTAGGGCTACATCCAGTTTACCGGAGAGGGGTCAGGTTAACATAAAAAATAGTTATATCAGTACTTCTAGTCATAGATTATATTCTTCTTCTCAGAACTCATTTAGTACTCAGGATGAAGAAAGTGTACCAAAGGTTCCACTTCCCCGTAGAAAAACATGTAgggaagaaaaatatgagaaacaAAATAATTGGCCCAGAAAAGACAGTGGGCCTGACTTGCCTGTCAAAAACTATCAACGACAGCAGATGTATGATTCTGGTGCTAATGCTGCACCAAAGCAATATGAGCAGGAAATTTCTTGTCAGGGTGGGGAAATCAATGCAATACTTGAG GAAGAAGACGCTCTAATATCAGCTCATAGAAAAGAAATTGAAAATACGATGGAGATTGTGCGTGAA GAGATGAATTTGTTGGCGGCAGTACACCAACCAGGCAACCCCATTGACAACTATGTTACCCAGTTAAGCTTCATGCTTTCGCGAAAGGCTGCTGGTCTGATGAGCCTTCAGGCCCGGTTGGCAAGATTTCAACAACGCCTAAAAGAACAGGAGATCCTCAGCCGTAAGAAGGTCCTGCAGTAG
- the LOC105045208 gene encoding uncharacterized protein, whose amino-acid sequence MARSRRKYKNSRPKVRVGLPKKKPGVFKPAVDIPPALAAAATAGEKREWDNKGSVIRNYRSFGVVANPNVLGVRARTAHIVQSSSLQVPDREAPPVSEFDPIDSGSDLESDDLKSALRKKRRDGKTAPLQPLTTMQRVYIGRLIEKYGDDYQAMFMDTKLNSMQHSVATLKKLCQRYYVQGKHFVTS is encoded by the exons ATGGCTCGATCGCGACGGAAGTACAAGAACTCCAGGCCCAAGGTCCGCGTCGGGCTCCCCAAGAAGAAGCCCGGCGTCTTCAAGCCCGCCGTTGACATCCCTCCGGCTCtcgccgccgccgccaccgccgGGGAAAAGAGGGAGTGGGACAACAAGGGCAGTGTCATCCGCAATTACCGTTCTTTTGGCGTCGTTGCGAACCCTAACGTCCTCGGCGTCCGCGCCCGCACCGCTCACATCGTCCAGAGCTCCTCCCTTCAGGTCCCGGACCGTGAGGCGCCGCCCGTATCCGAGTTCGATCCCATTGATAGCGGCAGCGATCTCGAATCTGACG ATTTGAAGTCTGCACTGAGGAAAAAGCGAAGGGATGGAAAAACAGCGCCTTTGCAGCCCCTGACCACAATGCAACGTGTTTATATTGGCAGGTTGATTGAGAAGTATGGTGATGACTACCAG GCAATGTTCATGGATACAAAGCTGAATTCAATGCAACATTCAGTGGCCACCCTGAAGAAGCTATGCCAACGATATTATGTGCAAGGAAAGCATTTTGTCACATCCTAG